In Aliarcobacter faecis, a genomic segment contains:
- a CDS encoding sensor histidine kinase, translating into MRYFLLFSILFIGFVNASENKEVLLIHSYHKGYAWTDDISKAIEKNFSEHKNIELTTVYMDTKRIDDLHYLDNLAKLYKEQFSNRKFDLIIISDNNAFDFISKYYDYLFKDIPVLFCGINDYTKESLKKLSFKDISGVAEAVDIEKNFELISKIHPNLKNILIINDKSITGLAVKKDLTKIIEKYKKKFNIEYTDNLEINDLKVKVSNLEKGNSAILFVLLFKDTTGKYFTYKQSFEEIREVSQVPIYGLWDFYLNSGMVGGLLTSAVAQGQTVSQMALEVLNGKDIKDIPVLEKSPNLYIFNYNELKKFDINIPKYIENPIIINEPSSIYKEHKNFFIITIITISLLSIIVIILKINIQRREKLELELSNRIEFDKVLLDTIPNAIYHKNIEGKFLGCNTAFASLVNSTKNEIIGKTAFDFFPEKIAVQNTHIDQEILRTFTTNSSDFTFYTPSNEMKHIVLNKAAYKNIDGTIGGIVCIMDDMTERIQQKQFLIQQSKLAEMGDMIAAIAHQWNEPLVELSALVQDIQTSYLLNELKDNDVENFVKDSMIQIKYMSKTLNDFRNFLKPSTKKVLFSISKALNEINEIIGKQIFYSNINMNFNYKNKDEELLIYGYENEFKQVLLNIINNAKNKIIEKKLPLNKKGEININIQRAINYNKIEIIDDAGAIDEKIINSIFEPYFTTKEDGMGLGLYMAKIIIEDKMKGTINVKNDKNCVVFTINLPFKEA; encoded by the coding sequence AGAGGTATTATTAATACACTCATATCATAAAGGATATGCTTGGACTGATGATATCTCAAAAGCAATTGAAAAAAACTTTTCAGAACATAAAAATATTGAGCTTACAACTGTTTATATGGATACAAAAAGAATAGATGATTTACACTATCTAGATAATCTTGCAAAACTTTATAAAGAACAATTCTCTAATAGAAAATTTGACTTAATAATAATTAGTGATAATAATGCTTTTGATTTTATATCAAAATATTATGACTATCTATTCAAAGATATCCCTGTCTTATTTTGTGGTATAAATGATTATACAAAAGAGAGTTTAAAAAAACTAAGCTTTAAAGATATTTCAGGAGTTGCCGAAGCTGTAGATATTGAAAAGAATTTTGAACTAATTTCAAAAATACATCCCAATTTAAAGAACATTTTAATTATAAATGATAAATCAATTACAGGATTAGCTGTAAAAAAAGATTTAACAAAAATTATTGAAAAATATAAAAAAAAGTTTAATATTGAATATACAGATAACCTTGAAATAAATGATTTAAAAGTAAAAGTATCAAATCTTGAAAAAGGTAATAGTGCAATTTTATTTGTCTTACTATTTAAAGATACAACAGGAAAATATTTTACATATAAACAGAGTTTTGAAGAGATAAGAGAAGTTAGCCAAGTGCCAATTTATGGTCTTTGGGATTTTTATTTAAATAGTGGAATGGTGGGAGGATTATTAACCTCAGCAGTTGCACAAGGTCAAACTGTATCTCAAATGGCTTTAGAAGTATTAAATGGAAAAGATATAAAAGATATTCCAGTTCTTGAAAAATCCCCAAATCTTTATATCTTTAACTATAATGAGTTAAAAAAGTTTGATATTAATATTCCAAAATATATCGAAAATCCTATAATTATAAATGAACCTAGTTCAATATATAAAGAACATAAAAACTTTTTTATTATTACAATTATTACAATCTCTTTATTAAGTATTATTGTTATTATTCTAAAAATAAATATTCAAAGAAGGGAAAAACTTGAACTTGAGCTTTCAAATAGAATAGAGTTTGATAAAGTTCTTCTTGATACTATTCCAAATGCTATTTATCATAAAAATATTGAAGGTAAATTTTTAGGCTGTAATACTGCATTTGCTTCTTTGGTAAACTCTACAAAAAATGAGATTATAGGAAAAACTGCTTTTGATTTCTTTCCAGAGAAAATTGCTGTTCAAAATACTCATATAGACCAAGAAATATTAAGAACATTTACTACAAATAGTTCAGATTTTACTTTTTATACTCCTTCAAACGAAATGAAACATATAGTTTTAAATAAAGCTGCATATAAAAATATAGATGGCACTATTGGAGGAATTGTATGTATAATGGATGATATGACAGAGAGAATTCAACAAAAACAGTTTTTAATTCAACAAAGTAAATTAGCTGAAATGGGAGATATGATAGCAGCAATTGCTCATCAATGGAATGAACCTTTAGTAGAATTATCAGCACTTGTTCAGGATATTCAAACCTCATATTTATTAAATGAACTAAAAGATAATGATGTTGAAAATTTTGTTAAAGACTCTATGATTCAAATAAAATATATGTCTAAAACTCTAAATGATTTTAGAAATTTTCTAAAACCATCAACAAAAAAAGTTCTTTTTTCTATATCAAAAGCATTAAATGAGATAAATGAGATTATAGGAAAACAGATTTTCTACTCAAATATAAATATGAACTTTAACTATAAAAATAAAGATGAAGAACTTCTTATTTATGGATATGAAAATGAGTTTAAACAAGTTTTATTAAATATTATAAATAATGCAAAAAATAAAATTATTGAAAAGAAACTACCTTTAAATAAAAAAGGGGAAATTAACATAAATATTCAAAGAGCTATAAATTATAATAAAATAGAGATTATTGATGATGCTGGAGCAATTGATGAAAAAATCATAAACTCTATTTTTGAGCCTTATTTTACAACAAAAGAAGATGGTATGGGACTTGGTCTTTATATGGCAAAAATAATTATAGAAGATAAGATGAAAGGAACTATAAATGTTAAAAATGATAAAAATTGTGTTGTTTTTACAATAAATCTTCCATTTAAAGAGGCTTAA
- a CDS encoding response regulator transcription factor, with translation MKILLLEDNQKLNETITKRLKMKNYNVISFIDGAEAYEKITEGFSCFILDINVPNIDGINILKKIRELYEIVPVIIISASVELDMIKQSYDFGCNDYLKKPFFIDELEIKIEKLCNIKDKKIYFDKNSYFDFISSIIIINDKEIRLTKKEKLLLNLFLTKQNQVITYETIENYVWEGNFVSLDSIRSLILRLRKILDKDFIQTVIDTGYIFKNI, from the coding sequence ATGAAAATTCTACTTTTAGAAGATAATCAAAAACTAAATGAAACAATCACAAAAAGATTAAAAATGAAAAATTATAATGTGATATCTTTCATTGATGGAGCAGAAGCTTATGAAAAGATAACAGAAGGGTTTTCCTGTTTTATATTAGATATTAATGTACCAAATATTGATGGTATTAATATCTTAAAAAAGATTAGAGAACTTTATGAAATTGTTCCAGTTATAATTATAAGTGCTAGTGTTGAACTTGATATGATAAAACAATCTTATGATTTTGGCTGTAATGATTATCTAAAAAAGCCTTTTTTTATAGATGAATTAGAGATAAAAATAGAAAAATTATGTAATATAAAAGATAAAAAAATATATTTTGATAAGAACTCATATTTTGATTTTATATCTTCAATAATAATTATAAATGATAAAGAGATAAGATTAACAAAAAAAGAGAAACTTTTACTAAATCTATTTCTTACTAAACAAAATCAAGTTATCACCTATGAAACCATAGAAAATTATGTTTGGGAAGGAAATTTTGTATCTTTAGACTCTATTAGAAGTCTAATTCTAAGATTAAGAAAAATTTTAGATAAAGATTTTATTCAAACAGTTATTGATACAGGTTATATTTTTAAAAATATTTAA
- a CDS encoding lactate permease LctP family transporter, with protein MQTWQQVYAPIGDSLILSALVALIPIVFFFLALALFRMKGHYAAIITLALSMIVAVFGFEMPVNMVFSSASYGFLFGLWPIAWIIVASVFLYKLTVKSGQFEIIRNSIIKITEDQRIQVILIGFSFGAFLEGAAGFGAPVAITAAILVGLGFKPLYAAGLCLIANTAPVAFGALGVPIIVAGQVTSIDAFTIGAMAGRQLPILSLIIPLWLVAMMDGWKGIKEVWPAAIVAGASFAISQYLTSNFIGPELPDVTSAIVSIVATTIFLRYWKPKNIMKTVELDEVVSSSYSTAQVFKAWSPFIILSIMVTIWTTGWFKAFFAKGQILANTIFKFEFSTIHNMIFKMPPIVSTPKSFDVVYTFNPISATGTAIFLTAIITMFIFRLNISTTTKTMGETLFELKWAIVSIGMVLGFAFVMNYSGMSSTMALVLANTGFLFPFFSPFLGWLGVFLTGSDTSSNALFCGLQQQTAQQLGLNETLMVAANTTGGVCGKMISPQSISIACASTGIVGKESDLFRFTVKHSLILVVIMGLITMSQAYIFTWMIP; from the coding sequence ATGCAAACTTGGCAACAAGTATATGCACCAATAGGGGATAGTCTAATTCTATCAGCTCTTGTAGCACTAATTCCTATTGTTTTTTTCTTTTTGGCACTTGCACTATTTAGAATGAAAGGGCACTACGCAGCAATCATTACATTAGCATTATCGATGATTGTAGCAGTTTTTGGATTTGAGATGCCAGTTAATATGGTATTTTCATCAGCTAGTTATGGTTTCTTATTTGGTTTATGGCCAATTGCTTGGATTATTGTTGCATCAGTATTTTTATACAAATTAACAGTAAAAAGTGGGCAATTTGAGATTATTAGAAACTCTATTATAAAAATCACTGAAGATCAGAGAATTCAAGTTATTTTAATTGGTTTTTCATTTGGTGCTTTTTTAGAAGGGGCTGCTGGATTTGGAGCACCTGTTGCTATTACAGCTGCAATTTTAGTAGGTCTTGGATTTAAACCTCTATATGCAGCTGGATTATGTCTTATTGCAAATACTGCTCCTGTTGCCTTTGGAGCTTTAGGTGTTCCAATTATTGTTGCTGGACAAGTAACTTCAATCGATGCTTTTACAATTGGAGCAATGGCTGGAAGACAATTACCAATACTATCTTTAATTATCCCTTTATGGCTTGTTGCTATGATGGATGGTTGGAAAGGTATTAAAGAGGTATGGCCTGCTGCAATAGTTGCAGGGGCAAGTTTTGCTATTTCTCAATATCTTACATCAAATTTTATTGGTCCAGAATTACCAGATGTTACTTCAGCAATAGTTTCTATTGTTGCAACAACAATCTTCTTAAGATATTGGAAACCAAAAAATATTATGAAAACAGTAGAGTTAGATGAGGTTGTTTCATCATCATATTCAACTGCTCAAGTATTTAAAGCTTGGTCTCCATTTATTATTCTTTCAATAATGGTTACAATTTGGACAACAGGTTGGTTTAAAGCTTTTTTTGCAAAAGGTCAAATTTTAGCGAATACTATTTTCAAATTTGAATTTTCAACTATTCACAATATGATATTCAAAATGCCACCAATAGTTAGTACACCAAAGTCTTTTGATGTTGTATATACATTTAATCCTATTTCAGCAACAGGTACTGCTATTTTTCTAACAGCAATTATTACTATGTTTATATTTAGATTAAATATATCAACAACTACAAAAACAATGGGTGAAACTCTTTTTGAACTTAAATGGGCTATTGTATCAATTGGTATGGTTCTTGGATTTGCATTTGTTATGAACTATTCAGGTATGTCTTCAACAATGGCTCTAGTATTAGCAAATACTGGTTTCTTATTTCCATTTTTCTCTCCATTTTTAGGATGGCTTGGAGTATTTTTAACTGGTTCAGATACTTCATCAAATGCACTTTTCTGCGGATTACAACAACAAACTGCTCAACAATTAGGACTGAATGAAACACTAATGGTTGCAGCAAATACAACAGGTGGAGTTTGTGGAAAAATGATTTCACCTCAATCTATTTCTATTGCTTGTGCCTCAACAGGAATTGTTGGGAAAGAGTCTGATTTATTTAGATTTACAGTTAAACATAGTTTAATACTTGTTGTTATTATGGGACTTATAACTATGTCTCAAGCATATATTTTTACTTGGATGATTCCATAA
- a CDS encoding FAD-binding and (Fe-S)-binding domain-containing protein, whose amino-acid sequence MLESKYQQFFDEISKKISINKIFTDKLHTFAYGTDASFYRLIPKIVIKTDNAKEVQNIIELANIMNLSITFRAGGTSLSGQAISDSILVITSRNFSKFKISSDASYISLQPALTGAQANGLLARYSKKIGPDPASINAAMIGGIAANNASGMCCGISQNSYKTLKSMKLIFVDGTKLDTADENSKNEFRKTHANFLKDLKNFSNQTKNNEELRAKIEKKFKIKNTCGYSINSLIDFDDEFEILQHLIIGSEGTLAFIEEITYYTVEDLKDKASALIYFKDMKEACNAVTKLKLSRDSKQIVVDAVELMDRAALRSIENDSSMPKFIKDLNDEVTALLIETRAINNEQLDTQISQIERILEDFNVVREIYFTKDAQEYNLYWKIRKDLFPAVGAVRVIGTTVIIEDVAYPIEVLAEATLELQALFQKYGYSEAIIFGHALEGNFHFVFTQDFSDAKEVKRYDNLMNEVVNSVAIKYQGSLKAEHGTGRNMAAFVEIEWGNEAYNIMKKIKNLFDPKGLLNPGVIINDDKEAHLKNLKTLPATNEIVDKCIECGFCEPTCPSNELTLTPRQRIVINREISRLENMGNTKEAKEYKALYQYDGIETCATCSLCSTACPVKIDTGNLTKHLRAEQLTSKDKSIANFVANNFSTTLKGVRFGLKSANLMHKVLGTSNMQKFTKTLRTISKNKVPKWSITMPKAISINLNFEQKQRDKKVVYFPSCLNRTMGLNSISKEDKELFDVTVELLQKANYQIIFPNNLSNLCCGMPFSSKGFNEASSTKSLQLEESLLNASEFGEYPILCDTSPCTKKMIESFSHKLSIYEPIDFTLEFLTKELDFTPIDEPITIHTTCSSRKMNLEDKFKTLAQLCSTTVIIPSDVKCCGFAGDRGFNFPELNSSALRYLKEQTANAKMAFSTSKTCEIGLSESSGLDYNSIFYLVNQVTKVKSS is encoded by the coding sequence ATGTTAGAAAGTAAATATCAACAATTTTTTGATGAAATATCAAAAAAAATCTCAATAAACAAAATTTTCACAGATAAACTTCACACTTTTGCTTACGGAACAGATGCCTCTTTTTATAGACTTATTCCAAAAATAGTAATAAAAACAGATAATGCAAAAGAGGTTCAAAATATTATAGAGTTAGCAAATATTATGAATTTATCTATTACATTTAGAGCAGGTGGTACCTCTCTTTCAGGACAAGCAATTAGTGATTCTATTTTAGTTATAACTTCAAGAAACTTTTCAAAATTTAAAATCTCTTCAGACGCTAGTTATATTTCTCTTCAACCAGCACTTACTGGTGCTCAAGCAAATGGACTATTAGCACGATATTCTAAAAAAATAGGTCCAGACCCAGCTAGTATAAATGCAGCTATGATTGGGGGAATTGCTGCAAACAATGCTTCAGGAATGTGTTGTGGAATTTCTCAAAACTCATATAAAACTCTAAAATCTATGAAACTAATCTTTGTAGATGGAACAAAGCTTGATACTGCTGATGAAAATAGTAAAAATGAATTTAGAAAAACTCATGCCAACTTCCTAAAAGATTTAAAGAACTTTTCTAATCAAACAAAAAACAATGAAGAGTTAAGAGCAAAAATTGAGAAAAAGTTTAAAATAAAGAATACTTGTGGTTACTCAATAAATTCTTTAATAGATTTTGATGATGAGTTTGAGATACTTCAACACCTAATTATTGGAAGTGAAGGAACTTTAGCTTTTATCGAAGAGATTACTTACTATACAGTCGAAGATTTAAAAGATAAAGCTAGTGCTTTAATCTATTTTAAAGATATGAAAGAGGCCTGTAACGCTGTAACAAAACTAAAATTATCAAGAGATTCTAAACAAATTGTTGTTGATGCAGTTGAACTTATGGATAGAGCAGCTTTAAGAAGTATTGAAAATGATTCATCAATGCCAAAATTTATAAAAGATTTAAATGATGAGGTAACAGCACTTTTAATAGAGACAAGGGCTATAAATAATGAACAATTAGATACTCAAATATCTCAAATAGAAAGAATTTTAGAAGATTTTAATGTAGTAAGAGAGATATATTTTACGAAAGATGCTCAAGAATATAATCTTTATTGGAAAATTAGAAAAGATCTTTTTCCAGCAGTTGGAGCAGTAAGAGTTATAGGAACAACAGTAATTATAGAAGATGTAGCTTATCCAATTGAAGTACTAGCAGAAGCTACTCTTGAACTTCAAGCTCTATTTCAAAAATATGGTTACTCTGAAGCAATCATTTTTGGTCATGCTTTAGAAGGAAATTTCCACTTTGTATTTACTCAAGATTTTTCAGATGCAAAAGAGGTAAAAAGATATGATAATTTAATGAATGAAGTAGTTAATTCAGTTGCTATTAAATATCAAGGAAGTTTAAAAGCTGAACATGGAACAGGAAGAAATATGGCTGCATTTGTTGAAATAGAGTGGGGAAATGAAGCTTATAATATAATGAAAAAAATAAAAAATCTATTTGACCCAAAAGGTTTATTAAATCCTGGAGTTATAATAAATGATGATAAAGAAGCTCATTTGAAAAACCTAAAAACTCTTCCAGCTACTAATGAGATTGTTGATAAATGTATAGAGTGTGGTTTTTGTGAACCTACTTGTCCATCAAATGAACTTACATTAACTCCAAGACAAAGAATTGTAATAAATAGAGAGATTTCAAGACTTGAAAATATGGGAAATACAAAAGAGGCAAAAGAGTATAAAGCTTTATACCAATATGATGGAATAGAAACTTGTGCAACATGTAGTTTATGTTCAACTGCCTGTCCTGTAAAAATAGATACAGGAAATTTAACAAAACATTTAAGAGCTGAACAATTAACTTCAAAAGATAAGAGTATTGCAAATTTTGTAGCAAATAATTTTAGTACAACATTAAAAGGTGTCAGATTTGGACTAAAAAGTGCAAATCTTATGCATAAAGTTTTAGGCACTTCTAACATGCAAAAATTTACTAAAACTTTGAGAACTATAAGTAAAAACAAAGTTCCAAAATGGTCAATAACTATGCCAAAAGCTATAAGTATAAACTTAAACTTTGAACAAAAACAAAGAGATAAAAAAGTAGTTTATTTCCCATCTTGCTTAAATAGAACTATGGGATTAAACTCTATATCAAAAGAAGATAAGGAGCTTTTTGATGTTACAGTTGAATTATTACAAAAAGCCAATTATCAAATAATTTTCCCAAATAATTTATCAAATCTTTGTTGTGGTATGCCATTTAGTTCAAAAGGGTTTAATGAAGCATCTAGTACAAAATCCTTGCAACTAGAAGAGTCTCTTTTAAATGCAAGTGAATTTGGAGAGTATCCAATTTTATGTGATACAAGTCCCTGTACTAAAAAAATGATAGAGAGTTTTTCACATAAATTATCAATTTATGAACCAATAGATTTTACTTTGGAGTTTTTAACAAAAGAGTTAGATTTTACTCCTATTGATGAACCAATAACTATTCATACAACTTGTAGTTCAAGAAAAATGAACTTAGAAGATAAATTCAAAACATTAGCACAATTATGTTCAACAACTGTAATTATCCCATCAGATGTTAAATGTTGTGGATTTGCAGGAGATAGAGGGTTCAATTTTCCAGAATTAAATAGTTCAGCTTTAAGATATTTAAAAGAGCAAACAGCTAATGCTAAAATGGCATTTTCTACAAGTAAAACTTGTGAAATAGGATTAAGTGAAAGTTCTGGACTTGATTATAACTCTATTTTTTATCTAGTAAATCAAGTTACAAAAGTTAAAAGTTCATAA
- a CDS encoding peptidylprolyl isomerase: MKKLLLSLFIGSSLLYAAQNGIAIIVNDEPITIYDIEKTISVNKISKNEAVSYLIDKALYDQQVEKYNITADIFEINDYIEKLANSNGMDIYTFKSIVKQEYPNYEVFENEAKNAVIRQKLIQQIIKGQLAVATDEDMELYYEKNKNKYTSAKNFEVIQYISKNKNSLNQVIQNPMLNSGEVTKSSLNLDASNLPPQFQYILNNTKDSTFTPIFTADKNFVTMFIVKRSGTTTQSFEAAKAKIFNDIMMQREQSFLKEHFEKQKLTADIKVLK; the protein is encoded by the coding sequence ATGAAGAAACTTCTATTATCACTATTTATTGGCTCTAGCTTATTATATGCAGCACAAAATGGTATTGCAATTATTGTAAATGATGAGCCAATCACAATTTATGATATTGAAAAAACAATCTCTGTAAATAAAATCTCAAAAAATGAGGCTGTTAGTTATCTAATAGATAAAGCACTTTATGATCAACAAGTTGAAAAATACAATATTACAGCAGATATTTTTGAAATAAATGACTATATTGAAAAACTTGCAAACTCAAATGGTATGGATATTTATACATTTAAATCTATTGTAAAACAAGAGTATCCAAATTATGAAGTATTTGAAAATGAAGCAAAAAATGCTGTAATTAGACAAAAACTAATTCAACAAATTATAAAAGGGCAATTAGCAGTTGCAACAGATGAAGATATGGAGTTGTATTATGAAAAAAATAAAAACAAATACACAAGTGCAAAAAACTTTGAGGTAATTCAATACATTTCAAAAAATAAAAATAGCTTAAATCAAGTTATTCAAAATCCAATGTTAAATTCTGGTGAAGTTACAAAATCTTCATTAAATTTAGATGCTTCTAATCTTCCTCCACAATTTCAATATATCTTAAATAATACAAAAGATAGCACTTTTACACCAATTTTTACTGCTGATAAAAACTTTGTAACAATGTTTATTGTAAAAAGAAGTGGAACAACTACTCAATCTTTTGAAGCAGCAAAAGCAAAAATATTTAATGATATTATGATGCAAAGAGAACAATCATTTTTAAAAGAGCATTTTGAAAAACAAAAATTAACAGCAGATATAAAAGTATTAAAATAA
- the gatB gene encoding Asp-tRNA(Asn)/Glu-tRNA(Gln) amidotransferase subunit GatB, whose translation MSSMFETVIGLEVHAQLNTKSKLFCSCATSFGEEANSNTCPTCLALPGGLPVLNKEAVHKAIMLGTALNSKINQVSIFNRKNYFYPDLPTGYQISQLEIPVVGLGELIIDFPDGRSKTIGVTRAHLENDAGKNIHSGNHSQVDLNRAGTPLLEIVSEPDMRSAEEAILYLKKLHSIVRYIGISDANMQEGSFRCDVNVSIRPKGDTKFYTRCEIKNMNSFRFIEKAITYEVNRQIEAWEDGVYEETIVQETRLFDTTTGETRSMRGKEDAADYRYFPDPDLLPLIISDEMLKEYSKIPELPDEKKARFVKEYGLKEYDASVITSSLEMANYFDDMMSEGVSAKNAVTWLTVELQGRLKEGVTIEQSPICAKTLALIVKRIEDSTISGKAAKEVLDYLIENSSNNVDEAIEKLGLKQVSDDGALLAIIDEILNANQDKVAEYKAGKEKMFAFFVGQTMKASKGSANPNRVNELIKERLS comes from the coding sequence ATGTCAAGTATGTTTGAAACAGTAATTGGTTTAGAAGTTCATGCACAATTAAATACAAAAAGTAAACTATTTTGTTCTTGTGCTACAAGTTTTGGAGAAGAAGCAAATAGCAATACTTGTCCTACTTGTTTAGCCCTTCCTGGTGGTTTACCTGTATTAAATAAAGAGGCTGTTCATAAAGCAATTATGCTAGGAACTGCTCTAAATTCAAAAATAAATCAAGTATCAATTTTTAATAGAAAAAACTATTTCTACCCAGATTTACCAACTGGTTATCAAATATCTCAACTAGAGATTCCAGTTGTTGGATTGGGAGAGTTAATAATAGATTTTCCAGATGGAAGAAGTAAAACTATAGGAGTAACTAGAGCACACCTTGAAAATGATGCAGGAAAAAATATCCATAGTGGTAACCACTCACAAGTTGATTTAAATAGAGCTGGAACTCCTCTTTTAGAAATAGTTTCTGAACCTGATATGAGAAGTGCTGAAGAGGCTATTTTATATCTAAAAAAACTTCACTCAATTGTAAGATATATAGGAATTAGTGATGCAAATATGCAAGAAGGCTCTTTTAGATGTGATGTGAATGTATCTATTCGTCCAAAAGGTGATACTAAATTTTACACAAGATGTGAAATAAAAAATATGAACTCATTTAGATTTATCGAAAAAGCTATCACTTATGAAGTAAATAGACAAATAGAAGCTTGGGAAGATGGAGTTTATGAAGAGACTATTGTTCAAGAAACAAGACTTTTTGATACAACTACAGGAGAAACAAGATCTATGAGAGGGAAAGAAGATGCTGCGGATTATAGATATTTCCCAGATCCTGATCTACTTCCTTTAATTATTTCTGATGAAATGTTAAAAGAGTATTCAAAAATTCCAGAACTTCCAGATGAAAAAAAAGCTAGATTTGTAAAAGAGTATGGATTAAAAGAGTATGATGCTTCAGTAATCACTTCTAGCTTAGAAATGGCAAACTATTTTGATGATATGATGAGTGAAGGAGTTAGTGCAAAGAATGCAGTAACTTGGCTAACTGTTGAACTTCAAGGAAGACTTAAAGAAGGTGTTACAATAGAGCAATCGCCAATTTGTGCAAAAACTTTAGCTTTAATAGTAAAAAGAATTGAAGATAGTACAATCTCTGGAAAAGCAGCAAAAGAGGTTTTAGATTATTTAATTGAAAACTCTTCAAATAATGTTGATGAAGCTATTGAAAAATTAGGGCTTAAACAAGTTAGTGATGATGGGGCTTTATTAGCAATAATTGATGAAATTTTAAATGCAAACCAAGATAAAGTAGCTGAATATAAAGCTGGGAAAGAGAAAATGTTTGCATTTTTTGTAGGTCAAACTATGAAAGCAAGTAAAGGTAGTGCGAATCCAAATAGAGTAAATGAATTAATAAAAGAGAGATTATCTTAA
- a CDS encoding NAD(P)H-dependent glycerol-3-phosphate dehydrogenase, translating to MKEGAIAVIGAGKWGQALHFALSQKQECYITSRTKREIKNFVDLDFALSCEYLVIAIPTQEIRVWLEENFKFNNQKILVASKGIEASSGAFLNDIYSNFVPNENIGFISGPSFATEVIKALPCALVINSYSKNIYEEFSKFFPNFIKTYYSSDVIGAEIAGAYKNVLAIASGICEGLNLGKNAQASLIARGLVEMQRFGKYFGAKKMTFLGLSGAGDLFLTANSTMSRNFRVGLGLAKNQTLDTILKELGEVAEGVKTANAIDKLSKQYEIYTPIAKEVKLILDGKNPQDSLKDLLKN from the coding sequence ATGAAAGAAGGTGCAATTGCCGTTATTGGGGCAGGGAAATGGGGACAAGCTCTCCATTTTGCCCTAAGCCAAAAACAAGAGTGTTATATTACTTCAAGAACAAAAAGAGAGATTAAAAACTTTGTTGATTTGGATTTTGCACTATCTTGTGAATATTTGGTAATTGCAATTCCAACTCAAGAAATAAGAGTTTGGCTTGAAGAAAATTTTAAATTTAATAATCAAAAAATATTAGTTGCAAGTAAAGGGATAGAGGCTTCAAGCGGGGCTTTTTTAAATGATATCTACTCAAATTTTGTACCAAATGAAAATATTGGATTTATCTCTGGTCCTTCATTTGCTACTGAAGTTATAAAAGCACTACCTTGTGCTTTAGTTATAAACTCTTATTCAAAAAATATTTATGAAGAGTTTAGTAAATTTTTCCCAAATTTTATAAAAACATATTATAGTTCAGATGTAATTGGTGCTGAAATTGCAGGAGCTTATAAAAATGTTTTAGCAATTGCAAGTGGAATTTGTGAAGGATTAAATCTTGGAAAAAATGCTCAAGCTTCACTAATAGCTAGAGGTTTAGTTGAAATGCAAAGATTTGGAAAATATTTTGGAGCAAAAAAGATGACTTTTTTAGGGCTTAGTGGCGCTGGAGACCTATTTTTAACTGCAAATTCAACTATGAGTAGAAACTTCCGAGTAGGGCTAGGACTTGCTAAAAATCAGACTTTAGATACTATTTTAAAAGAGTTAGGAGAAGTAGCTGAAGGAGTTAAAACTGCAAATGCAATAGATAAGTTATCAAAGCAATATGAGATTTATACGCCTATTGCAAAAGAGGTAAAACTCATCTTAGATGGTAAAAATCCACAAGATAGTTTAAAAGATTTACTAAAAAACTAA
- a CDS encoding winged helix-turn-helix transcriptional regulator yields the protein MIKKKSKINIDKEFKCPVETAIDVLTGKWKILIIWYLKDEKKRFNELQKLLPKATQKMLIQKLRELEIDEIVHREVYPIVPPKVEYSLTEYGKSLKPIIKQLYLWGDNHKKR from the coding sequence ATGATTAAAAAAAAGAGTAAAATTAATATAGATAAAGAGTTTAAATGTCCAGTTGAAACAGCAATTGATGTATTGACAGGAAAATGGAAGATTTTGATAATTTGGTATTTAAAAGATGAAAAAAAAAGATTTAATGAACTACAAAAATTATTACCAAAAGCTACTCAAAAGATGTTAATTCAGAAGTTAAGAGAGTTGGAAATTGATGAGATAGTTCATAGAGAAGTTTATCCTATTGTTCCACCAAAAGTTGAGTATTCATTGACTGAATATGGAAAAAGTTTAAAACCTATTATTAAACAGCTTTATTTGTGGGGAGATAATCATAAAAAAAGATAG